The genomic window TCCCTAATTAATGGCTGATCATCTACAATTAAAACCTTAATCATTTCATCACCCCTGCTGAGCTCCATTGTACAAATTTATTTGGAAGTTTAATAGAAATCGAAAATCCTTGTCCTTCCGCACTATTAAATTGTACTGTCCCTCCATGCTCTAAAATGCGTTCCTTCATATTGATAAGCCCAAAGCTTGGGACTACATTTTCAGTACCCTTTCCATTATCGTGCAATTCGATATGGACTGCTTCAGTCGTAATCTGAATCGATACGCGACATACATTTGCTGAACCGTGCCGCTGTGCATTCGTTAATGCTTCCTGTACGACTCTTTTGATTGTTGGCTGTAAAGAAAGGGAAACAGAAGAAGGATCTCCATCTAAATACAATACTGTTTCCATCCCTGTCATACTTGAAAAATCATCCATCATCTCACGCAAAACATGCAGAAAGGATACTTTCAGGTGGTCCTGTTCCTTCAATGTCCGAACAGATAAGCGAATTTCATGAAGAGAGTCGCGAGTCAGTTGCTCACATGTGCTTAATATGGCTTTGCTTTTTTCTGGATCCATCGAAATCATTTCATTCGCTAATTGCAGCTGTACGAGCAAGGCTGTCATTTTATGGCCGACTGTATCATGAATCTCACGTGCAATTTCATTTCGTTCCCGAATAACGGTTAATTGTTCCACTTGATTGGAATATTCACTTAACTGCTCATGAGCATTCTGCAGCGCGCCATGGGAGTCATTTAGCTGCTGGAACTGACTGCTAATCGTTTCTCTTGCTGTCTGTAAATTGTGGATTAGGCTCCCGACAATCGCCCCAAATACGATGAACATCAAATTTAATATATTATCGGAAAATGCAGATGACCCGAATAAATAATATTTTTCAAGGGTAATCAGAATCCACATGATGAAAAAGGCGATCGAAAACCATTTTAAAATGCTTCGATTTGAGAAAAATAAAAAGACGGTTGTTGAAATCACACCAAAGAATATTAAATATAGATTGCCACTAGACGGAAATATAGCCCCAAACCCAAAGCTCAAAAGCATGTCAACAGCTGTACAAAATACTCTTACTCTAATACTTTCCGTGAAAATTTGCAGAATATGATTTCCAACAAAAAGAATCATCGCACCAATAATAAAGCTAAGCTTCCAGCCTTCTCGAGGCTCTGCAAATTGAAAATAATAGCTGCTCAATAGTATAAACATGAGAACCCTTGTTGAGGAAAGCAAGAGTAAAGATAAATTTTTCAAAGTTCATCCCGTCCTTAAGAGATATCTTCTTTGTTATTCCTTTCTAAAGGAATCATCATTTTTACCTGAGTTCCCACATTTAGCGTGCTTTCAATCGAAATGCTTCCATTATAGGAATCAATTATTCGTTTGCAGACGGTTAATCCGATGCCAGAGCCATCTTTTTTCTTTGTGAAAAATGGATGGAATATTTTCTCGAGCTCTTCATTTGGAATCCCTATTCCGGTATCTTTTACATAAATAATACAGTTTGCTGAATTGCTTTCGATGGAAATGGTTAGCTTCCCACCGTTAGGCATCGCATGTAAGGAATTCTTGCTAAGATTTAGAATGACTTGTTTTAAATGATCTTTCACGCACGATATATGTGGATCATTAGCAGAATAGGAGATTGTAAGCTGTACATTCATATAATTGGCTTCAGATTGTAAAATGGGTTCTATCTCTTTCAATATTTCATTTATATTGTAGGTTTTATATGTATAGACTGTAGGCCGTCCTAGAAATAACAGCTCACTGACGATTGAATTGATTCGTTCTATTTCAATTTGGATAACCTCGAAATAATTCTGGGCTTTTTTATCATGATATTCCTCGCCTAATAATTTTATTAAGCCGCTAATCCCTGTAAGGGGATTTCTAATTTCATGGGCTGTGCTCGCTGCAAGATTGCCAATCAGTTCCATCTTCTGAAACTCATACTGTTCTTTCTCTAATTTCGCCTTCCATTTTAAGCGGAAATTGTAGATTAAGAGCAAGAGGATATTGGTAAAAATAAAGGCTACAAAAAAGTAATTTAAAAAGGCGGTTAGGCGTAAATGCTTATCATCATAGCTGATGCTTGCTGTTAATGTCCACGGTAGACGGTCCAAGTTTAATTCATTCATGACATGTTTATCATTTGTATGTAAAGAACCAGCTTGAATGATGGTCCTTCCGTTATGGTCAGATATGACGATTTCTTCATTATTCAAAAGGGTAGATAAATTAGCCTCTAATTGACTTAAATTGATACTTGCAAGCAATACGCCAAAGAGCCGTTTATTCTCCATAACAGGAGTAGCTATTGTGATAATATTTTTTCCTGTAATTCTTCCAAGATGTGCTCCAGATATACTCGTGTTTTCGAATTCGATCGCATTCTGGAAATATTGGCGATCACTTACATTTACGGGGGTAAAAGGAGAGATTGAGCTAATTAAAATATCTCCTTTTGGATTAGACCAATAAAAGCCGGAAAACCGATCATCTTGTTTATGGGTTTCCTTCAATACCTCATCTATATGGTTTAAACTAAAGTTATGTACCTTTATTATCGTAGCCAGCATTTCTAGGCGGCCAGAGGTTTCACCTATAAAGTTGTCGATGCTCTTTGTATGAAGGTCTGCACTTCTGTGAGCCTCCTCTTTATGTTCATTTTCATAAAACTCCATTTTTTGTACCGTCAATAAAAAGCTGATTATTAGTGAAGGCACTACTGTGAAGATAAAATAAATGAGGAATATTGTTAACTTTAGTTTAGTGTTTCGAGTATGCATGAAAGTTCTTCCCCTTTATCAAACGCAACTATTTACGAAGGCTATACTTTTTAAATCCTCAAAATATCTTTTCCTTGGAGGAATGAGCAGGTTTGGCGGCCATGTTGTAAATGAATGCGATGCTCAGAGGATTAACGATAACTTTTTATAATTATTATAATAATAAGTTATATATTAAGAAGGTTCAATAGGGTGGCAAGGGGATTGGCGGAGGAACACGCTTTTATAGCTGATTGACGATTAAGCAGGAAGTAAAGGTTTTTTTGTCGAATATAGTCAAGCGATTATAAATATAGAAGTTTACTAGGAAAGGTAAGTATAAATGTTCATACAAACAGAAAGATTAATCATCCGGAAATTTACTTTTGATGATTGGCAGGCAGTCTATCAATACACTTCTAACCCTATTGTAATGAAATATATACCAGAAGGGATTTTTTCGGAAGAGGATGCAAAGGAGTTTGTCATCAAAAATTCAGGCGATCAAGCAGAAAAATTTCCTGTCCTATTAAAGAATGAAAATATCCTAATTGGTCACATCGTTTATGAAAAATATTTTGGGAAGCATACGTATGAGATTGGCTGGGTGTTCAATCCTGAATTTCAGAATAGGGGATATGCATCAGAGGCAGCCAAAGCTATATTGAAGTATGGTTTTGAAGACATGAAGATACATAGAATGATAGCTACATGCCAGCCTGAGAATACCCCATCTTACCGTGTTATGGAGAAAATCAGCATGAGAAGAGAAGGGTTTTTTAAGAAATGTATTCCACAGGGGAATGATTGGTGGGATGAATATTTTTATGCCATATTAGAAGAAGAATGGAGCCATAGTGAACGATGAGTGACGTAAAAGCTATTTATCAATTGAAAATACCAAACACAAGAGCAAGCTTGCACAAGGATTTCCAAAAACTCGGCTTAGAAAAGGGAATGGTTGTTATTGTCCATTCATCCTTAAGTTCCCTTGGGTGGGTTTGTGGAGGACCGGTAGCAGTTATTCAAGCCCTAATGGATACTGTTGGAGAAGAGGGGACTATTATTATGCCAACTCAAACAGCGGATAATTCTGATCCTGCAGAATGGCAAAACCCTCCTGTACCAGAGGAATGGTGGCCGATTATTCGTGAGGAAACACCCGCATATGATCCACATTTCACACCAACAACGGGAATGGGGAAAATTGTTGAAGCCTTTAGAACCTTCCCAGGGGTAAAACGGAGCTTGCATCCAACGTATTCATTTGCAGCTTGGGGAAAGCATGCGGAATACATATTATCTGAACAGCCATTGGAGGAGGGCTTTGGTCTTAAATCTCCTTTAGCCAAAATTTATGAGCTAGATGGCTACGTATTATTGCTAGGCGCACAGCATGATAGCAATACTTCTTTGCATTTAGCTGAACATGCAATTATTAATAGAAAAAAGGTACAAAAGGGTACTGCACTATTCCAAAACAATGAACGTATCTGGAAAACGTATGAAGAGATTGTTTATGATTCTGATCCATTTGATGCTTTAGGGAAAGAGTTTGAAGAGACAACTCCAATTAATTCCTCCAAAATTGGTTTAGCCACGTGTAAGCTCATGAAGCAGCGTCTGCTTGTTGATTTTGGCCGCGAATGGTTACAAAAGCAAAGTAGTTAAAAAATATTAAAAGTCTCGCTAGGCGTTCACTGAAAGAACCTGGAGGACACCTAGCTTTTCTAAGATTACCTAATTATGTTGTAACCTTGCATAATTTCGGGGAGGAGAATTATGGCTGAAGCATTTATTCATGGTGCAATCCTTGCATTTGGATTGATCCTGCCATTGGGTGTACAAAATGTATTTATATTTAATCAAGGGGCAACTCAAAAGCAGTTTGTTAGAGCATTACCGGCAGTTATTACAGCTGGAATATGTGACACGTTATTAATTCTTTTGGCTGTGATGGGGGTATCTATTATTGTCTTAAACTTCATTTGGATAAAGAATTTACTTTTCATTATTGGATTCTTTTTTTTGGCCTATATGGGTTGGTCCATTTGGAAAAGCACAACTAATATGAGCGATCAGCAAGGGGGAGGCTCGTTTTCCATGAAGCGGCAAATAACGTTTGCCGCTTCTGTATCCTTGTTGAATCCACATGCGATTATGGATACAATTGGTGTCATTGGAACAAGCTCTTTAGCATATTTGGGCTACGACAAATGGGCCTTTGCCATTGCTTGTATCGGTATTTCATGGCTGTGGTTTTTTGGTTTAGCCATTGCCGGCAGGAAAATTGGAACCTTTGATACGAGCGGACGCTTTTTAAAGAGGATGAACCAGATGTCTGCTTTAATTATATGGGGAATGGCGCTTTATATCGGATATCAGCTTTTTAATTAGGCCAATCAACTTATTATTAGAGAAAGGAACGAAAGAATGAGAAAGTTTGCCTTGGTTATCCCAATTATGCTCATTGTTGCAGCGGCTGCGATGTGGATGCTTAAAAGGGATTATTCTGAAATAGAATATCAAACAAGAGTACTGTTATCAGGTGGAGCCGCCGTTTTTTCTGGGGTGATATCATTTTTCTTATTTAAATCAGGAGAAGGAAAAAACTAGCTTGAAAGCTGATAATAAACAAAATAATATGTATTATATTGTAAAAAAATAAGCCAGGGAAAATACATCCGGCTTATTTTTATTGGAGAATTCAACTTTATTCATCCTCTGAGTGATAAGAAATAGTAAAGGGACCAGATCCACGAATAATTTTTTTCTTATAGATTTTACTCGGCTTGAAAACACTTACTAAATAGTCAATTGCTTCATCTGGATTAATTTTATCTCCACAAGTATATCCATCAATTGCAGCGTATCCTTTTTCAGGATACGTATGAATAGACAAATGGCTTTCTGCTAATACAACCATCACTGTTACTCCAAATGGGTCAAATGCCCAGCCGTCAACTGATAAAATAGTTGCCCCACAAATGACTCCGGCTTTTTCCATATGATATTTTAAAAAATCTTTATTATTTAGTTTCTCAAATTCAATTCCCCATGCGTCTAAAATAATATGCCTTCCAAATGTTTGATGCTCCGATGTAATCACACCCTTTTGCATATATTTTTATAATACGAAAGCCTGTCTTAAAATGTGCGGACAAGGCCGTAATTATAGAAAAATACATTTTTTTATTATCGTGATATATATATTGACCTGATGGGTATGGAGGAATGATGTTTAACTAGCTTTGAAAGTTCAGTTGTCACTTAAAATTAGGTAAATGTCCAATCTTATTCGCCATTTTACAATATGATATTTTATCTGGACCTATGGAGGGATGGAGATGTCCAATACTCAGAGGGTTCCATGGTTATCCCAGCAAGTAAAAGCAGGATGTAAATCTCATCAATTACCAATAAATCAAAAATTAACATTCGAGGATCAATCCATTAACAGAAGTTCTCGTGGAGACAAATGGGATCAAGTGGGACTATTAGAATTATTAGCGGGTAAACATAAAAAGCTATATGACGGAAAGAGTAAATATCAAGATATCAAAATTGTAGAAGCGACTGATATTAGAATGTATTTGAATGAGCAGCTGCAGTTTAGTTCATTAGATGAACGGATTTATCATGAAGCCTTTGTGCACATTCCTATGGCCTTAACCCGTTGGCATGAGCGCATCTTAATACTTGGAGGCGGAGATGGTCTTGCACTGCGAGAAGTATTAAAGTATTCAGATGTTAAGCAAGTTCATTTAGTAGACTTGGATGAAAAGGTTTTAAATATTGCACGAAATGTGCCTGCAATGGCAACTATGAATGATAGGGCATTTTTTGATAAACGTGTACATGTTTTCGCACAGGATGCTATTCAATTTGTGGAAAAAAGTAATCAGAAATATGATCTTATTATTATTGATTTCCCTGATCCGACAGTACCAATATTAGCTAATTTATATACATTAGAGTTATATCAGATGCTATATAATCGATTGGCTGAAGATGGTATGATTGTATGTCAATCTAACTCCATTGATGAAACGCCAATTGTCTTTTGGAGTATTGGCAGGACAATGGAAGCTGCCCGTTTTTATACGGAAGCCTATCATACTGTTATCCCTTCTTTCGGTGATTGGGGCTTTCATTTAGCAGCAAAAAATCCATTCTCTACAAACGTTGGCAAAATCAATGTTACTCAACGAACCCTGCCAAACAACATAAATACTATGTTTTCTATGCCAAAGGGATCTCTCAAGTATAAAGATAGAGCAGTAATTAATAGTAAGGACCATTTAGTATTGCATGAAATTTTTAATAGAGAAGTTGGAGATTATACGTAAGAGTGTCTTCATCGAAACCACCCGGTTCAATAAGATAATAAAAACCTAATCGTTTATAAAGGTGTTATGGACTTTAGGAGCTTTTATTAGGTGTTTGAATAGGACTAAAAAAATGAAGAATAAAGGAGTGATACCTGTGAATCAATCATATTCGAATTGGTGGTATACGAGGAATTCTATCAGGGATTATATAAGTGAGGAAGAAGAGCCGGAGGGTGAATACCGCATTATTAAAAAAATTAATACCCCAACCCAAAGGATCGCTCTTGTCGATCATAAAGGTGAAATGTTGATTTATAGCAATGGATATGTCATGTTTGGCACAACATATGATGACAATTTATATGCTGAGGCGTTGGTGCACATTCCAATGTCTGCTGCAAGCGATAGAAAGAAGGTTCTAATCATTGGTGGAGGCGGTGGAATAACGACCCGCGAGGCACTTCGCTATTCTGAAGTAGAGAAAATCACTACGCTCGACATCGATGAAGTGATGATTGATTTTGGCAAAAATTTAGAGCCATTAGTCAAATTTAATAAAGGTTCAATGAATCATCCTAAAGTTCAAACAGTAGTTGAAGACGGCAGAAAATTCATAGAGGATAACAGAGAAAAGTGGGATGTTATTATTATTGACCTTCCCGAGCCAACCTTTAATAGTCTTGAGCTCTCCCGCCTCTACAGCAAAGAGTACTACAGCCTTTTGAAAGACCGTTTAAAACCAGGAGGAGCAATATCTGTAGCTTGTTCTGCTCCATCTTGGATGCCTGAATACTTTTGGAGTATACAGGCAACTCTCAAAAAAGCTGGGTTCTATGTACTGCCATACCATAATTTCATTTTGGAAGACTGTGAAGATTGGGCATTTTGTCTAGCAACAACTTCACCTGTTAAAGCAATAGATTTACGCAATTTAGTTCCAAAAAAGTTCCTGTCACGTGAACGGCTAAAAGACATAGTACACATCCCGCTCCATTTTGTGAATACCAAAAAAATAGGAAGGGTCCAAACAGACAGCAACACGGTTTTGGCTGAAATAGTTAGTGAAAATGATGAGAGCTCGAGTTCATAGATTACTATTTTGGGCAAATACAACAAACAGGCAATTACGTGCATTATAATGGCTCCTTCCCTTTTTACAAAAAGATAGAATCCCTCAAATATTTGAGGGATTCTACCATTTACTGGTTAATAGACTATTTCTGAGACCCCTTTTGATTCAGAATGTCTTATTTCTGTTTTAATTCGCTTTTTATTAGAGCGGCTTCTACAAATAAACGCTTATCTGTTAAATAGAGGGCATCCAAAGGATAGCAAGTTTCGAGTGCAATGGCTGGATAGGCCATATTGGGCAGTGAATCGTTAACGCTTAAAATACGCTGCCCTGTTACAGAAAAGGTAAACACACCTTGTTCAGTTGTTACAGTAAATTCCATCCCCTTTTTCAGCTGATCTAGATGGCGAAAGATTGATGTATTGTGTGCTGCTACGATACTCGTTCCGATTTGTCCTGGTAATACACTATCGGGCAGATGCCCTGGGGCTTTAGCTAACTCTTTCTGGCCAGTTCCTTCTAAAATAGCTTCCTGAATCCTAAGGTGTGGAATGGAAAGCATCCCAATGATCTCTCCGGTTTGCCGTTTTATGGTTAGCTCTGGGGCTGGTTCAGGGAACAATCCAGTTTGATAGATTTTAAGAATAGTCTCAGTTTCATTCATAGTGGTGATTGCTTCCTGTACTGCTTGTAGGTCTCCGGTAATTTCTTGTGATGGCTCTGCTGAGGAATTTTCTTGTATGAACAGCGATTGAGCTTCTTCCTGCAAGACTTGGGACATAGCTTTCGAATAGCCTAATTGAAAAAAAGGGAAAAGGAGGACAAATAGACCTAAAGTTACTAATCCTCCAGATACCTTCATAAGTGTTTTTTGATACATCGTTTAATTCATACGGCGGCGCGCTAACAAAGGCAGGACAAGCCCTGCAAAAAGGAGGGCAGAACCTCCAATGGCCCATGTCGTCATATTCATTCCTGTCACTGGTGAAGTGGCGTTCTTTACTGGAGCTGCAGGAGAAGTAACAGCCCAGCCAACTGGTGCACCTTTAATCGGATGAGACAACGTAGTTCCTTCGATTGTTGCAGGTACTTTATTTAAAGAGAAGGTGCCATCTACTAAAGTGTCATAGTATTTGCTTCCTGAATTCACTTTTTCATCTGTATAGCTAAACATGACTGCTTTTTCAAACATGCCTATTAATTCATTCGTTGAAAGATCTGTCACTCTGAAAGCGAAATTCATTAAAACAGTTTCACCTTCAGGAGCATTCTTTTGGAAATCAGCTAATGGACCTTCTAAAATTTGAAACTTTACTGGGTTTAAGAATGTCCCCTCTGGAATATCAATTTTGACATTTCCATATGTAATGGAATCAGCTTTGCCAGGATCAATCTCTTTCTCAGCAACTACATTAGGGAAGCCAATCGTTTGGAAATCAGGCACTGCAGCAAAGGCCGAAGTAGCCAGCAGCGAAAGAGCCATCAACACCATCACCAAAGTAAAAGTTAAACGTCTCATACACACACTCTCCTAAATAAATTTTTTATTGTCTTTCATTTAAGTAAACGATGCGTTTTAATAAACGGTTTGCTATTTTGAAAAATATTTTTAAATTATTTGACAATTGCACCATTCTGCTCTAATGATAGTTAGTAATAATGAAGGTTCAGGGGTGGATCAAGTGGGATTGCCAAAAGAAAAACAAAGTGAGTTTCTTCCGGAGGGGAGTTTGGGAAATGGAAAGATTCTTCATGACGTTACAGGAGAAAACATCTCATCGGGCTTGATTTCTAGTACATTGGTTATGACAGGGCCAGCAATTATTATATTGCAGGCTGCGGCTGCTGGAGGGTTTACAGATCAGCAGACAATAAGCTGGATGTTTGCTGTTTATTTTTTTGGAGGACTGTTTGGATTGCTTATGGCCTTGCGTTACAGGATCCCGATTACGGGAGGTCACTCTATTACGGGTGTTGCTTTTTTAGCCACGGTCACCGCACAATTTACCTACCCACAGCTAATAGGCAGTTATGTGCTTTCAGGATTACTGATTCTTTTAATCGGGGTTTCAGGACTTTTTACAAAGATTATTAAATGGGTTCCGAAAGAGGTAATAGCAGCGATGCTTGGGGGACTTGTAACTGGATATGTGGTGGAATTGGTTCCTGCTGTTAAGTCTATGCCGTTAGTAGGCGGAGCTGCGGTACTCAGTTTCTTCATTTGTTCAAGGTATTTGAAGCGGTTCCCGCCGGTTTTGGCTGCTGTCATAGTGGCATTTATTTCGCTGTTACTGACGGAGAAGCTGGAACCGGCAAAGGAAATTGCCTTTTTCCTGCCTTCTCTGCAGATGCCAGAGTTTACTTGGATCGGCATGCTGACGGTGGCGCTTCCTCTTGCCATGCTGATTTTGAGCAATGATGCTGCACCGGGAATAGGTGCTCTAGAGAGCGCTCATTATGAGCCGCCAATTCGAAAAATTATTTCCTTTAGCGGGCTATTTTCTATTATTGCAAGTTTTTTCGGCGGTCAAAGTGCCAATATTGCCGGTATGATGACAGCCATAAGTTCTGGACCCGATTCAGGTCCGCGTTCAAAAAGATATATGGCGTCGATTGTATCAGGAGTTGTCATTTTACTTTTTGGAATTTTCGCGTGGAAAATTGTTCCGTTTATTCAATCATTGCCACAAGCTTTTGTTTCCTTGCTCGCTGGATTTGCCCTGATTGGTGTTTTACATTCCAGCATTCAAATGGGATTTTCTGAGAACCGATATCGTTTAAGTGCAATGGCTGCCTTTATTGTAACGATGTCTGGTGTATCATTTTTGCATATTAGTGCACCTGTATGGGGACTTGTCTTTGGTGCGGTGCTGGCAAGAACGATTGAGAAATGATCAATATGCTAAAAAATGAGAATATCCTTTCCTATTTCACAATAAGATGAAGTAGAATGTGTGGAATGAGGGGATATAATTGAGTAATCAGAATGCCTTAATTACAAGAGAGATGCTAGCCAATTATAATGAATTAAATCGCAGGAAGAAGGAAATTGAAACACAGTTGGATGAATTGAAGAAGGTTTTTAACCAATATTTTGACATGGCATTTGGGAAAAATGAAAAAGGTGAACTAACTGTAAATGAATATAAACTTCAAAGACAAATAAGAATAACCGAGAAATATGAACAAGTATCAACAGTTCATAGATTAGAAGAATTGAATCTGATGGACCTTATCCAGAAGAAGCCTGATGAGGCAAAAATAAAATCTGCTTTAAATTTAGGATTATTAATGGATGAAGATATAGAGGGCTGTAAGATTATTAATACGAGCCAGGCCATTTATGTGAAATGTGCAGATCCAAAATAGTCAGAGTGGGTTGATGTATAATAGGCATAAGACGAGCCTCATAGTTTGGTGATGGACACCTTCCTATGAGGCTCGTTTTGTGCAAAAATAGAGGAAAGGTTCTTAGAGTTATAAGGTCCCCATTACTTTTTGTCCCTTAGGCTGCGTGTTGCCAGTATTCGGTTCTAGTGTAATTCCAATATCATCAAAAGTGTGGTCTTTCGGCAGCTGGTAGGTGATTAAGCCATTCCCGTTTTGATCAGGCTTTAAAATACCCGCGTTATGACGGTTCCCATTTTTTAAAAGCCATACTTGATAAACTTCATCGTTTTCCGTCATCGGCATATTGTTTAACTCAATAATGAGATTTGTGTTTTGACCTTCTTGTAAAAGGTAGGCAATACCACTTGCTGAAGCAGCTAAATCCTGTCCTTTTAAATCGATCGTTCTTACAATTTGTGCAGGGGATAAAGCTTTATTTTCTAATGCTGTAATGGATTCTTTCAATTGCAGGTTATTCCAAAGCAATCCGATTAGACCTATTGCTAAAACGGTCATTATCCCTGCAGATAATGGTGAAAAATGCTTAGCTAACATTCCTTTTAATTGTTCAAAAAAACTTTGCTTTTTATTAACTTGTGTTTGCATATTGTTTTCCACAAAAATAAAATTCATTACCTCATCTTTTAAGGAATCAGGAACCTCTGTTTCTTCGATATCATAAGAGAGCATTTGCCACGTTTCCTGAAAGGAATTGACTTCATTTCGACAATGGGCACAAGTGTTTAGATGTTTTTCAAATTGTTCTTGTTCATATCCTGATAACTGATCAGTGATAAATAAAGACAGGTTTTCGCATTTATTTTTTTCCATGCTGAACACCTTCCGTTTCTTCATTGAAATACTTCCGCAGCTTCTTCAGAGTTTGATGAAGCCTGCTTTTTATCGTCCCAAGCGGTTTTTGTTCAAGCTCGGCAATTTCGCTTAAGGAGTAACCTTCCCAGTATAATAAATTGATTAAGCGCTGCTGTGGTTCTGAGAGCTGTTGCTTCGCTTCTTGAACTTGATGCTTTAACAGATTTTTTGAAACTTGCTGCGATACACCTTCTGTTTGTAGATCTTGAATTTGTCCCCATTCGTTTGATTCTAGCTGGATAGTTCCTGTATGCTTTTGTTCTTTCCGAATGAGATCAATCGCAATGTTTCTAGTTATGGTAAGAAGCCAATTTGGAAATTTCCCTCGTGACGAGCTATACGTTTGATTTGTTGTCCAAAGCCTGAGAAAAACATGCTGTACGATTTCCTTTGTTTTCTCTGTATCACCCTTTGACATTTTTAAGGAGAAGCTGTAGACGAGCTTTACGTAGCGATCATACAGTTCTTCAAGTGCAGGGCGATGCTTTAGGACAATTAACTCCATAAGTTCTTCATCCGTTTTCGATTTCACTGCAAGTTGTCTCTCCCTTATTAATAGCGTTTTATTAAGTATAAGACATGTACATGGCAGTTGGAATAAATAATTGGAGAGGAATAGGAACTGTCAAAAAGAGGGCTATTTCTATATGCTTGTTTAAGGTAGCATTCAGTCAGATATTCTTTAGCGGGTTAAT from Bacillus sp. DTU_2020_1000418_1_SI_GHA_SEK_038 includes these protein-coding regions:
- a CDS encoding spermidine synthase translates to MNQSYSNWWYTRNSIRDYISEEEEPEGEYRIIKKINTPTQRIALVDHKGEMLIYSNGYVMFGTTYDDNLYAEALVHIPMSAASDRKKVLIIGGGGGITTREALRYSEVEKITTLDIDEVMIDFGKNLEPLVKFNKGSMNHPKVQTVVEDGRKFIEDNREKWDVIIIDLPEPTFNSLELSRLYSKEYYSLLKDRLKPGGAISVACSAPSWMPEYFWSIQATLKKAGFYVLPYHNFILEDCEDWAFCLATTSPVKAIDLRNLVPKKFLSRERLKDIVHIPLHFVNTKKIGRVQTDSNTVLAEIVSENDESSSS
- a CDS encoding histidine kinase, with protein sequence MRKFALVIPIMLIVAAAAMWMLKRDYSEIEYQTRVLLSGGAAVFSGVISFFLFKSGEGKN
- a CDS encoding AAC(3) family N-acetyltransferase yields the protein MSDVKAIYQLKIPNTRASLHKDFQKLGLEKGMVVIVHSSLSSLGWVCGGPVAVIQALMDTVGEEGTIIMPTQTADNSDPAEWQNPPVPEEWWPIIREETPAYDPHFTPTTGMGKIVEAFRTFPGVKRSLHPTYSFAAWGKHAEYILSEQPLEEGFGLKSPLAKIYELDGYVLLLGAQHDSNTSLHLAEHAIINRKKVQKGTALFQNNERIWKTYEEIVYDSDPFDALGKEFEETTPINSSKIGLATCKLMKQRLLVDFGREWLQKQSS
- a CDS encoding ATP-binding protein yields the protein MHTRNTKLKLTIFLIYFIFTVVPSLIISFLLTVQKMEFYENEHKEEAHRSADLHTKSIDNFIGETSGRLEMLATIIKVHNFSLNHIDEVLKETHKQDDRFSGFYWSNPKGDILISSISPFTPVNVSDRQYFQNAIEFENTSISGAHLGRITGKNIITIATPVMENKRLFGVLLASINLSQLEANLSTLLNNEEIVISDHNGRTIIQAGSLHTNDKHVMNELNLDRLPWTLTASISYDDKHLRLTAFLNYFFVAFIFTNILLLLIYNFRLKWKAKLEKEQYEFQKMELIGNLAASTAHEIRNPLTGISGLIKLLGEEYHDKKAQNYFEVIQIEIERINSIVSELLFLGRPTVYTYKTYNINEILKEIEPILQSEANYMNVQLTISYSANDPHISCVKDHLKQVILNLSKNSLHAMPNGGKLTISIESNSANCIIYVKDTGIGIPNEELEKIFHPFFTKKKDGSGIGLTVCKRIIDSYNGSISIESTLNVGTQVKMMIPLERNNKEDIS
- the speD gene encoding adenosylmethionine decarboxylase, whose product is MITSEHQTFGRHIILDAWGIEFEKLNNKDFLKYHMEKAGVICGATILSVDGWAFDPFGVTVMVVLAESHLSIHTYPEKGYAAIDGYTCGDKINPDEAIDYLVSVFKPSKIYKKKIIRGSGPFTISYHSEDE
- a CDS encoding GNAT family protein; protein product: MFIQTERLIIRKFTFDDWQAVYQYTSNPIVMKYIPEGIFSEEDAKEFVIKNSGDQAEKFPVLLKNENILIGHIVYEKYFGKHTYEIGWVFNPEFQNRGYASEAAKAILKYGFEDMKIHRMIATCQPENTPSYRVMEKISMRREGFFKKCIPQGNDWWDEYFYAILEEEWSHSER
- a CDS encoding LysE/ArgO family amino acid transporter: MAEAFIHGAILAFGLILPLGVQNVFIFNQGATQKQFVRALPAVITAGICDTLLILLAVMGVSIIVLNFIWIKNLLFIIGFFFLAYMGWSIWKSTTNMSDQQGGGSFSMKRQITFAASVSLLNPHAIMDTIGVIGTSSLAYLGYDKWAFAIACIGISWLWFFGLAIAGRKIGTFDTSGRFLKRMNQMSALIIWGMALYIGYQLFN
- a CDS encoding spermidine synthase; this translates as MSNTQRVPWLSQQVKAGCKSHQLPINQKLTFEDQSINRSSRGDKWDQVGLLELLAGKHKKLYDGKSKYQDIKIVEATDIRMYLNEQLQFSSLDERIYHEAFVHIPMALTRWHERILILGGGDGLALREVLKYSDVKQVHLVDLDEKVLNIARNVPAMATMNDRAFFDKRVHVFAQDAIQFVEKSNQKYDLIIIDFPDPTVPILANLYTLELYQMLYNRLAEDGMIVCQSNSIDETPIVFWSIGRTMEAARFYTEAYHTVIPSFGDWGFHLAAKNPFSTNVGKINVTQRTLPNNINTMFSMPKGSLKYKDRAVINSKDHLVLHEIFNREVGDYT
- a CDS encoding sensor histidine kinase; this translates as MKNLSLLLLSSTRVLMFILLSSYYFQFAEPREGWKLSFIIGAMILFVGNHILQIFTESIRVRVFCTAVDMLLSFGFGAIFPSSGNLYLIFFGVISTTVFLFFSNRSILKWFSIAFFIMWILITLEKYYLFGSSAFSDNILNLMFIVFGAIVGSLIHNLQTARETISSQFQQLNDSHGALQNAHEQLSEYSNQVEQLTVIRERNEIAREIHDTVGHKMTALLVQLQLANEMISMDPEKSKAILSTCEQLTRDSLHEIRLSVRTLKEQDHLKVSFLHVLREMMDDFSSMTGMETVLYLDGDPSSVSLSLQPTIKRVVQEALTNAQRHGSANVCRVSIQITTEAVHIELHDNGKGTENVVPSFGLINMKERILEHGGTVQFNSAEGQGFSISIKLPNKFVQWSSAGVMK